A window from Vicia villosa cultivar HV-30 ecotype Madison, WI unplaced genomic scaffold, Vvil1.0 ctg.001059F_1_1, whole genome shotgun sequence encodes these proteins:
- the LOC131632983 gene encoding uncharacterized protein LOC131632983: MSPIEESVTSSFASKEPQDDSKPLWRFVTVVQNNDSAGGNKLWRCNFCQKEVRSSYSRVRFHLLKIAGEGVHVCPKVTDILLTDLNRICGEAENRLKPKHVPLPSSKPSQIPPVVPQKRRKSIIENAFNVDDRNQLRETIARMFYSGGLSFHLARNPYYVSSYSFAANHNLSGFLPPSYNALRTTLLKQERANIERLLQPIKSLWALKGVTLVSDGWTDVQRRPLINFIGICEGGPIFLKAVDGSNEYKDKHYMASIFIDVIKEVGPQNVVQIITDNAPVCKAAGMLIEAEFNHIFWTPCVVHTLNLALKNICAAKNIVGNENVYNECNWITEVVDDVSFIKTFIMTHSMALAIFNEFSTLKFLSIGETRFASMIVMLKRIKLLKTALQRMVISDQWSTYKEDNQPRAAHVKELLLNDVWWDKIDYILSFINPIYDMLQICDTDASTLHKVYEMWDSMIENVREIIYRHEGIETTETSNVCPFYDVVYTILNSRWGKSCTPLHCLAHSMNPRYYSDVWLREAPNRIPPHQDSEVSNERNKCLKRYFPSSVERNKVYEEYGRFSSCSGPFASFDSIEGRNKMDPKRAEDLVYVHTNLRLLSSNEEGYKKGETKLWDISGDAHDPLDGVGIELAELSLDEPELEVTMFFDDGNGGEETDTIRVSS, from the exons ATGTCTCCAATAGAAGAGAGTGTTACTAGTTCGTTTGCTTCAAAAGAACCCCAAGATGATAGTAAACCACTATGGAGATTTGTCACTGTGGTGCAGAATAATGATTCTGCAGGTGGAAACAAGCTTTGGAGGTGCAACTTTTGTCAAAAAGAGGTGAGGAGTTCATACTCTAGAGTGAGATTTCACTTATTGAAAATTGCTGGTGAAGGAGTTCACGTATGTCCTAAGGTTACTGATATATTGTTGACTGATTTGAATAGAATATGTGGAGAGGCTGAGAATAGATTAAAGCCAAAACATGTTCCATTGCCTTCCTCTAAACCATCTCAAATCCCACCAGTAGTGCCACAAAAGAGAAGAAAGAGTATTATAGAAAATGCCTTTAATGTTGATGATAGGAATCAGCTTAGAGAAACTATAGCAAGGATGTTTTATTCTGGTGGCTTATCTTTCCATCTTGCTAGAAATCCTTACTATGTTAGTTCTTATTCTTTTGCTGCTAATCACAACCTCAGTGGCTTCCTTCCTCCTAGTTATAATGCTCTAAGAACCACTCTTTTGAAGCAAGAGAGAGCTAATATTGAAAGGTTGCTTCAACCTATAAAATCTTTGTGGGCATTGAAGGGAGTTACATTGGTTTCTGATGGTTGGACTGATGTGCAAAGGAGGCCTTTGATAAATTTCATTGGCATTTGTGAAGGAGGACCTATATTTTTAAAAGCTGTAGATGGCTCCAATGAATATAAAGACAAACATTATATGGCCAGCATATTTATAGATGTTATCAAGGAGGTAGGGCCACAAAATGTTGTGCAAATCATAACTGATAATGCTCCTGTTTGCAAGGCTGCAGGAATGTTAATTGAAGCTGAATTCAATCATATATTTTGGACACCTTGTGTGGTTCATACATTGAATTTAGCtttgaaaaatatttgtgcaGCTAAGAACATTGTTGGAAATGAAAATGTTTATAATGAATGCAATTGGATCACTGAAGTGGTTGATGATGTATCTTTTATCAAGACTTTCATTATGACTCACTCTATGGCATtggctatttttaatgaattttctactttgaaatttctttctattgGTGAGACGCGTTTTGCGTCAATGATAGTGATGCTAAAAAGAATCAAGCTGCTCAAAACCGCTTTGCAAAGGATGGTTATTAGTGATCAGTGGAGTACTTACAAGGAAGATAATCAACCAAGAGCTGCACATGTGAAGGAGCTTCTTTTAAATGATGTATGGTGGGACAAAATAGATTACATCCTTTCTTTCATAAATCCCATATATGACATGCTTCAAATATGTGACACTGATGCTTCTACCCTTCATAAAGTATATGAAATGTGGGATTCTATGATTGAAAATGTAAGGGAAATTATTTATAGGCATGAGGGAATAGAAACAACGGAAACGTCCAATGTTTGCCCTTTTTATGATGTTGTTTATACCATACTCAATTCTAGATGGGGTAAGAGTTGTACTCCACTTCATTGTTTGGCACATTCAATGAATCCAAG gtATTATAGTGATGTGTGGCTTAGGGAAGCTCCAAATAGGATTCCTCCTCATCAAGATTCAGAAGTTTCTAATGAGAGGAACAAGtgtttgaaaagatattttccATCATCTGTTGAGAGAAATAAGGTGTATGAAGAATACGGCCGATTTTCATCTTGTAGTGGTCCTTTTGCTtcttttgactctattgaaggtaG aaataaaatggatCCAAAAAGGGCTGAAGATTTGGTTTATGTGCATACTAATCTTCGACTCTTGTCAAGTAACGAAGAAGGGTATAAGAAAGGAGAGACAAAGTTGTGGGACATTAGTGGAGATGCGCATGACCCGCTTGATGGTGTTGGAATTGAATTAGCTGAGTTATCTTTAGATGAACCGGAGTTGGAGGTTACAATGTTCTTTGATGATGGAAATGGAGGAGAGGAGACTGATACAATCCGTGTTTCTTCTTAA